The Struthio camelus isolate bStrCam1 chromosome 32, bStrCam1.hap1, whole genome shotgun sequence nucleotide sequence gtagagggggcagagttaagggtaaaggggcagagttaagggtagagggggcagagttaagggaaaaggggcagagttaagggtagagggggcagagttaagggtaaagggcagagttaagggaaaaggggcagagttaagggtagagggggcagagttaagggtagaggggcagagttaagggtagagggggcagagttaagggtcacgggggggcccaggcgtcccctgacccccgtgtccccgcagACAACGGCTCCGTGCCCCACCTGGGCATGGCCCTGGCCCGCACCGACACCGGCGCCATCGTGAGTTCGGGGCgggtggaggcgggggggggagccggtggggtggggtgaggggagggggcccaggcgtccccgccccgccccccaccgcctagccccgcccccccccccccccacaggcctGCGGCCCCGGGCTGAGCCGCGAGTGCGACCGCAACGTCTACGTCAGCGGCCTCTGCTACGAGCTGGGGCCCCGGCTCGGCGCCCCCCGCGTCCTGGCCCCCGGCTACCAGGGTGAGGGCCCAGGTggccgggagggcccaggcgtccgggggaaccTAGGCATCTgggaagaggggcccaggtgtccggggaagggggcccaggtgtccgggaggggcccaggtgtccagggaggggcccaggtgtccgggaggggcccaggcatccagggaggggcccaagtgtctggggaagggcccaggtgtccggggaggggcccaggtgtccaaggggcccaggcgtccgcaaggggcccaggcgtccgggaggggcccaggtgtccagggagggacccaggcatccgggaggacccaggtgtccggggggacccaggcatccgggaagggacccaggtgtccggggaggggcccaggtgtccggggggacccaggtgtccggggagggacccaggtgtccggggggacccaggcatccgggaagggacccaggtgtccggggagggactcaggcatccgggaggggcccaggtgtccggggaggggcccaggtgtccgggaggggcccaggcatccagggaggggcccaagtgtctggggaagggcccaggtgtccggggaggggcccaggtgtccaaggggcccaggcgtccgcaaggggcccaggcgtccgggaggggcccaggtgtccagggagggacccaggcatccgggaggacccaggtgtccggggggacccaggcatccgggaagggacccaggtgtccggggaggggcccaggtgtccggggggacccaggcgtccggggaggggcccaggcgtccagggagggacccaggcatccgggaagggacccaggtgtccggggagggactcaggcatctgggaggggcccaggtgtccggggaggggcccaggcgtccagggagggacccaggtatccgggaggggcccaggcgtccagggagggacccaggcatccggggaggggcccaggcgtccggagggacccaggcgtccgggccgcagGCTGCCTGCCGGGGACGGTGGACCTGGCCTTCCTCTTCGACGGCTCCAACAGCATGACGTCGGCCCAGTTCGGCACCATCCGCGACTTCATGGTGGACGTCATGGAGCAGCTGCACAACAGCTCCATCCACGTgggcgccgcggggggccgggggggccggggggaccgGCCCGCTCCTTGGGGGCCTCTGGGGGCTCCATGGGATCTAGCGGGGGGTCTACAGGACTCTCTGGGGGGGTCTATGGGATCTATggaggtctggggggggtctctaGGGCTCTTGGAGTGGTCTAGGGGCATCTAGGAGGGTCTGGGTGGGCTGTGGGGCTctatgggggtctatggggtctatggggctctggggggctctcTGTGGGTCTAGTGGGGTGTAAGGGGTCTGTAGGGGTCTATGGAGGTCTGTGGAGGTCTGTGGATGTCTATGGAGGTCTATGGGCGTCTATGGGGTCTATGGGCATCTCTGGGGTCTGCAGGGTCTGTGGAGGGTCTAGGGGTGTCTAGGAGGTCTATGTGACTctatgggggtctatggggctctGTGGGGCTCTGTGGGGGTCTATCAGGATGTAAGGGGTCTGTGGAGGTCTGTGGATGTCTATGGAGGTCTATGGGCGTCTATGGGGTCTATGGGCATCTCTGGGGTCTGCAGGGTCTGTGGAGGGTCTAGGGGTGTCTAGGAGGTCTATGTGGCTctatgggggtctatggggctctGTGGGGCTCTCTGGGGGTCTATCAGGATGTAAGGGGTCTGTGGAGGTCTGTGGATGTCTATGGAGGTCTATGGGCGTCTATGGGGTCTATGGGCATCTCTGGGGTCTGCAGGGTCTGTGGAGGGTCTAGGGGTGTCTAGGAGGTCTATGTGACTctatgggggtctatggggtcTATGGGGCTCTGTGGGGCTCTCTGGGGGTCTATCAGGATGTAAGGGGTCTGTGGAGGTCTGTGGATGTCTATGGAGGTCTATGGGCGTCTATGGGGTCTATGGGCATCTCTGGGGTCTGCAGGGTCTCTGGAGGGTCTAGGGGTGTCTAGGAGGTCTATGTGACTctatgggggtctatggggctctGTGGGGCTCTCTGGGGGTCTATCAGGATGTAAGGGGTCTGTGGAGGTCTGTGGATGTCTATGGAGGTCTATGGGGTCTATGGGCATCTCTGGGGTCTACAGGGTCTGTGGAGGGTCTAGGGGTGTCTAGGAGGTCTATGTGACTctatgggggtctatggggctctGTGGGGCTCTCTGGGGGTCTATCAGGATGTAAGGGGTCTGTGGAGGTCTGTGGATGTCTATGGAGGTCTATGGGGTCTATGGGCATCTCTGGGGTCTGCAGGGTCTGTGGAGGGTCTAGGGGTGTCTAGGAGGTCTATGTGGCTctatgggggtctatggggctctGTGGGGCTCTCTGGGGGTCTCTCAGGATGTAAGGGGTCTGTGGAGGTCTGTGGATGTCTATGGAGGTCTATGGGCGTCTATGGGGTCTATGGGCATCTCTGGGGTCTGCAGGGTCTGTGGAGGGTCTAGGGGTGTCTAGGAGGTCTATGTGGCTctatgggggtctatggggctctGTGGGGCTCTCTGGGGGTCTATCAGGATGTAAGGGGTCTGTGGAGGTCTGTGGATGTCTATGGAGGTCTATGGGCGTCTATGGGGTCTATGGGCATCTCTGGGGTCTGCAGGGTCTGTGGAGGGTCTAGGGGTGTCTAGGAGGTCTATGTGACTctatgggggtctatggggctctGTGGGGCT carries:
- the LOC138063617 gene encoding uncharacterized protein; translated protein: MGSSGGSTGLSGGVYGIYGGGSGWAVGLYGGLWGLWGSGGLSVGLVGCKGSVGVYGGLWRSVDVYGGLWASMGSMGISGVCRVCGGSRGVGCLGGLCDSMGVYGVYGALWGSLGVYQDVRGLWRSVDVYGGLWASMGSMGISGVCRVSGGSRGV